A window of the Lolium perenne isolate Kyuss_39 chromosome 7, Kyuss_2.0, whole genome shotgun sequence genome harbors these coding sequences:
- the LOC139834062 gene encoding uncharacterized protein has translation MWQEEHFSRRKRAERLMSEFREALSDCDLHDIGFIGTPWTFDNKQKGDRNVKVRLDRAVASPEWSLRFPNTRLRHIISSRSDHLPLLLTEDESAEFSPGNYMRRYEVFWEREPSLASAVEEAWSRRIPTQDLGGISYTLKDIMSSLYRWKAANIKPLPKEIDKRRLLMEELISRMDSDSEAEKTRLAREMDELLYREEIAWMQRSRVAWLKEGDRNTKYFHRQASKRNWKNKIRSLRRTDGSFTHDKEEMEAMATSFYQNLYTRYDNVDPNIIIEEVQHCVDDHMNDGLCKHFSEEEISDALFQIGPLKAPGPDGFPTHFLQCNWGLFRDEVVKVVQFFLLQE, from the coding sequence ATGTGGCAGGAGGAACATTTTTCGAGGCGGAAGAGGGCCGAGCGTTTGATGTCGGAGTTCAGAGAAGCCCTCTCAGATTGTGACCTCCATGATATTGGGTTTATTGGCACGCCGTGGACATTTGATAATAAACAAAAAGGTGATAGGAACGTTAAAGTACGACTAGATCGAGCAGTGGCTTCACCGGAGTGGTCGTTGCGTTTCCCTAATACTAGGTTACGGCACATTATTTCATCTAGATCAGACCATCTACCTCTGTTGTTAACTGAAGATGAATCTGCTGAATTCAGTCCAGGGAACTATATGCGCAGATATGAGGTCTTTTGGGAGCGGGAACCTTCTCTTGCTTCGGCGGTTGAGGAGGCGTGGTCCAGGAGGATTCCTACTCAGGATTTGGGGGGTATAAGTTATACCCTCAAGGATATTATGTCGAGTCTATACAGGTGGAAGGCTGCTAATATCAAACCTTTGCCTAAAGAAATTGATAAACGGCGGCTACTGATGGAAGAACTGATATCTCGCATGGACAGCGATAGTGAGGCTGAAAAGACAAGGTTAGCACGGGAGATGGACGAACTTCTGTACCGAGAAGAAATAGCTTGGATGCAACGTTCCAGAGTTGCGTGGCTGAAGGAAGGGGACAGAAATACCAAATATTTTCATCGGCAGGCTTCTAAAAGAAATTGGAAAAATAAAATCCGTAGTCTGAGGAGAACTGATGGCTCATTCACACATGACAAGGAGGAGATGGAAGCGATGGCAACTTCCTTTTATCAGAATCTGTATACTCGATATgacaatgttgatcctaatataaTTATTGAGGAGGTGCAACACTGTGTTGATGATCACATGAATGATGGCTTGTGCAAGCACTTTTCAGAGGAGGAGATTAGCGACGCGTTGTTCCAAATCGGTCCCTTAAAGGCACCAGGGCCAGACGGATTTCCTACACATTTTCTGCAATGCAACTGGGGGCTCTTTCGGGATGAAGTGGTTAAGGTGGTGCAATTTTTTTTGCTACAGGAGTAA